DNA from Electrophorus electricus isolate fEleEle1 chromosome 5, fEleEle1.pri, whole genome shotgun sequence:
aattcctcaAATAACATAACATGTCAGCAGTAGCTTCAAAGACTCCTTTCCCAACAACTGAAACTTATACTTCCTAGGTTTAGCCTCCATCCTCACccacatttattgcattttgcggacacttttatccaaagcaacttacaattatgacaattaGTACAATTTACGCAATGGacagttaagggccttgcacaggtgcccagcagtggggcttgaactggcaataAGTGCTGCCATAAGATTATTTTCTCTAGCAACCAATAGGTACATGACACAGCAGTCATCAGCAGAACACCATCTTGCAGACTCTTCCCACCTACAACCCCCTAATTGcatcttttacatttatacCATTGAGCTGACACTTgcatctaaagcaacttactaTTCTgattgaacacaacttgagcacaatttggtggggcttgaactggcaaccttctgataactagtcaagtatcttaaccaccgAGCTACCGCTGTGGTGATACCGCCATCACAATAGTGTAGCCGGGCCTTGTCCCCATTTCCAATCAGTGCCGGATCTTCTAATCCACCAATTCCATTTCAGGGTTATTGTGGGAATAGGGTGAGCAGAGAAGCTCAGGTTTCCTCAGCCAGTTCCATCAGCTCCACCCAAGGGAGCCCAGGGCTTTCCCAGGCCCGTCAGGAAATGTAAGCCTGCTTCAGACCTGAAGGTATTGATCCACATACGCACCACTTCACAGCCAGCTGTAAACCACTCAACTGAGCACTTCCGTAATGAGGAATCCAGAAGGACATCATCGTCTGCCAATAGCAGTGGTTCAACCTCACAATCCCCCTACGGAAGCCGTCCGGTTGTCAGTTATGCCTTATTATCCTGTCCTTGAGTATTACAAACAGGAGTGGAGACAGGGCACAACCTTGGTGGAGTCCAACGCCCACACCGAGCAAGCTGGACTTAATGTCAAGAATGAGGACACAGGGCTCACTTTAACAGTACAAGAATTTAATGGCTGCTTTAGCAGCCCTGGACACCTCCCACAGATCATCTCTTGGCACTCGATCATATGTTTCTCAGGTTCCACACGTATACTGGAGTGGCAAACTGCTATGCCAACTCAACTATGTGGGAAAGGCTAAAGACCTGGATCATGGTTCCATAGCCAGGATGGAGTTCACATTGTTCCTCCTGAATCTGATGCTCGACAATTAACAAGGCCTCCATTCCAGTATGTTCTTCAGTTAAGTAACTTAAGTATTTATTAATCATAAAAATGTGTCGAGTTGAGTGTGGGAAATCATCCATattggagaaaaagagaaatgaatgaaagccATGGTGTCTTACCCAGATTTAGAAATTTCTCCACAATGACCTAAAAgacacagaaatacaacaatTCCATTACTTTGTGCAAGTTCACACTGTGCTATATTTGCTTAGCTAATCATTGTAATCTGATgcagcaataacaaacaaatccaaGCCTACTCTAACTGTATAGCAGCGTGTTAGATTGTCTTGACCTCTTAAATTCTGAAACTAATATAATGTGAAGGCTGTGGAAGCCAATTAACTTATGATTACGTTAATATGAAAAAATTGAGTGAGTAACTGAGTCTCATGAGTGATGAAATCGGTCTAGGTTAATCTTGGTCTTTCTTGTACTTTTGTCTAGAAGTACCAAAAATGCCAAACGTGTCGATCTATTTGCCGTGTAAACAACTAGAACGCAAACATGGACATGTTCCAGCATTTACATTCCTCCACACATTGTAGTCCTTCAACAGTGATGTCTGTAAAATAGGGACATCAATGGGCCTTTGACGTGTAAACATGGAGAAGTGCTGTTTATGTGAATGAAGGGGTCAAACCTTGAGGACATCTTCAGGAAACACATCGAGTGGCCCTCCAGGAACAGACACGTTCACTCGCAGAGCATCAAAGTCCTTCCCCACCTCAAAATTTCCTATCCGATCATCCAATGAGAGTGCTGCAAGTGCCAGGGAATCAATAAATCCCGCCAGTTCGGCTTGCAAAATTACGTTTACAAAACATTGTCCCAGCAGTCTGCCTTTGAAAATCCTGACAAAATACAGTAATGTCAATTGCTCACACTTGGCAATGAATGATTCCATGAACATTCAGTAATAAAATTCCTATTATAGGCCTAACTGGAGTGAAACAGAACATAGCGGAAGTGATTTGGAGGTAAATTCCCCTCAGAAGGGTTATAGGAGGCCATACCCTCGCTGCCCCCGAGCGTGGCCAGCCAGAAGACTTCTTCAAAGGTTAGGGGACGCAGCTGAGGGTGCTCAATGGTCAGGACCTTGGAGGTGTCAATGGCACGACGGACTGCGTCCAGTATGGAGGCGGAGTAACCCCCTGCTACATCTGCGCCCAAGAGACAACATCGCTAAGAGACAACATCGTTAAGAGACAACATCGCTAAGAGCATCATCGCATCACTGCTGCATGAAAAAACCTTCTACCTATGCCCTCCAGGTCATTTATTCCGTACAATGCCATAAAAAAGGGTTTACAAATATCATCTTAGGGTATTGAACTGTGCATAGTTAAAGGAATTCAGAGCTCACCTGTGCCCAGGCCTAACTtcactttgtgtttttgaaCATTACGAACATTAAGTATGCCACTCAttaaactagagagagagagagagagagagagagagaaagaaagaaagaaagaaagcataaTCAATCCATTATGATCCACATGACaagcatttaaatacatttttacacattttatacatgtaCTAATCAAACAGTGAATGTGTTTAACAaaaatttcaaaaatgtatcctttttttgttgcatcacaACTGCAGTATGTTCTCTACTGTCAAGAGACAAGTACCCCCCCCCAAGCTGTTCGCCATGCTAAGCTGGACCAAGAGGATCCACACTTACGAGATGTTGCTGCTAGGACAGTGGGAGATTGAAGCACCATTCTTGTGAAAGATCTTCAGTTCCTCATCGGTCAGGTGGCAACCATGAGCCATCACCGTCTACCAATCACCATCATCGACATAACAGTTCCATTAACTTTAACGAATTTCTGTAAGCTTCACAACACCCAACTAAATAAAGAAACTTCAGTTTAAGAATTAGTTTTGACCTCAACATTGATTTAGAAAAGGCTGCTTAAGTGAAGGTGGCTCATCTCATCATTTAAGGGTTTTGAAGGCAATCCAAGTTTTACAACTATATATACAATGACGAAGATCAATGTCAATCTGCTTTGTAACACTAGGATGCAGTGTGGATACTCCTAGGTCACCATGACAGTCACAAAAGTTCCCTACAGACTGTACACCACATGAACTTGATTCAAATGGATTCTTAAAAGATATCAACATAGTAGCAACGCCTATGCTAACGTGTACTTGCTTGACTTGGGTCATGATGCTGTGGGAATACAGTAGCATCTTACATGTATACTGCAATGAGCAAAGCTGCTTTCAGATCATTGTGGACTTCAtcacccaaacaaacacagatcatATAGAAACGGTGAATTTAACTGCCCACGGACTACAGCGGAGCACCATGGGTAAATCACAGACACCATCAGTCAActtgaaacaaaaagaaaagaaaaaaaaaaagtcattatgtatttattttaaaacccCAGGAGATATAAATCTATCCCTGCTTTCCAATTAGATTAAAGTTGGTCTTGTGGGCACGTAGTGTGAGCTTGAGTTCCTGGTGATTTCCCAAAGTTCATGTACCTTCAACAATAATCATCAATGCTACTACTGCATCCTTCTATACAGCTTTGTATTAAAACAATGCTTGAAGTTATTTCAGTCATTCTATACCCTTAAAAGTTTCACTTCGATGTAGCAACAATTAAAATGCACTGACAACATTTTCCACTCAAACACAACTGCAATCTTCCACCAATACTACATGACATGCTTGCAcccaaaacaccacaaaaagTGATGTTGCAAACTTTAGCTAGGGCTCAGCGTTCTGTTTTCTGCTAAACATCTTTGGATGACTTGACCCAGCGCTAAAGCCTGAAAAGCAACAACATGGAGCTGGTAAGAGCAGCTAACTGGCAATATGAATCAATTACAATCTACAAAATTTATGTCACAGTTTCTGTGGCATCATGGTACCATGTGGTCTGTATTTTTGTTCTAATCTCCACTCTGGCTACTGTTATGTTCTCACCTTTACTATACAGATCTTTGTCTTGTCCAGCTCTCGTTAGCCTGTGTATTTAGTAATCGAGTTTCCCTGTTCTTAGTGatgcttgtttattttattcgTGGATACTGTTCTTTGCTTTATTTGTCCAaggttttgtgttgtttacGGAATACCTACATTTCTGCAAGAGCCCATGTTTGGGTTCCAGTTTCTAAATCTCTAAATAAAGCACTCTATAATCACGTTTGCACTGCTTAGACGACTTCTTTGTTACAAACTGGAAATACTAACTCACACTCATTTCATTGTATCTGGAATATTGTAATGCTCTGAATTCTGGGGTCAGCCAGTCATCTCTCGCTTGTGTTCAGCTAAGTCAAAATGTTGCAGTTTGAATATTAGTAGTTGTTAAGAAGAGAGATCATGTTACCCAGATACTGGCATCCCTTCACTGGATTCCAGATCAATTTAGGATTCAATACAAGACTTTATTATTTGCTTTTAGGGCTGTGAACGGACTTGTCCCTTCATACAAGAGAGACACGCTTTCCATTCACTCTTCTCCTAGACCTTTAAAAGGTCCCCTTTTCTGTAATTTCTATAAATTACAATTAAGGGGTTCTTGACTCACGTCACGGGGATGCACCACCCTGTTGTCTATTTGATAACTCACAAAATAGTATGGGAGATACACGAGGTGATATAGCAATAAAATGACTAGAATTAGGTTAAACGAgattaggtaaaaaaaaaaaaaaaaaaggttgtgttAAATGTGGGAATTTTCAGTTCACTGCAACAATGTTAATAAATCAGACACCATAAAAAATGGCCGACTCCCTACGCGGTTCACTACTGAACGTTGCTGCTGGTTGAGACACACCATTTGAGACATGGGAACTCGAAAGGCCTACACTAAGGCCAAATTCCTAAACATGTTAAATTTGAACAGAGGGTGAAGAGGTGAAAGAAACCCAAATGTTCAGCCCCGTCTCACCTTATCTGTGAGCAAGCCATGTTTGAGGTAGACATCCGTGTAGGATAAACAGTCTGGAAAGAGCTGCTTCACCAGTTCTACTTCTTCCTTGTTCTCGCTGATGTGGCTCTGGAAATAAAGAGCTAAGcagttacaacacacacagacttcatcTCAATATGTTAGTGCTGTCAAGGAACTATGTAAAGAACTGAGATGAAATTGTCCAAGTCAATTCTAGAAGTTGGAAATCGGAGTCAACATAAATTGAGGTGATGTAAACGacacacaactaacacacatTTGGACTAAATgtatgcataaataaatacaaaagatATCCAAGAGTCCCCATCCTCTCAGAGTAGAAGGTTTATGGTTCCATGAATGGCACAAAATAGAACTACATCTCCCATGAATCCACAGGGCTTATTTACTCTGACTAACAGCAGAGATCTGCCAGTGCAATATGAGACACTGGTATGTCCAGTTCAGACAACAGACACCTTTATTATGACAGGTAAACTACACACATTAAACAGTAAACTGAGCCTGTGTGAGCAGGAAACAAGGCCACAGATAAGGTTGTCATCCTATCAGCATTTCACCACAGGGTGGGCAAAGGGATTTCAGCAACAAGGCCATAACTTGTCTGGGTGAGTTTAGGACACATTTACCTTTATGGcctttaactgacacttttatcaaaagccacttacaattatgactgaatacaatttgagcaattgagggttaagggccttgctcaggggcccaacagtagcaacctggcggtggtggggcttgaactggcaaccttttttAATGGTAGTGAGTACTCGGGACATGGAGCATGTCTCTAATGCATGTAGAGGACTATGGGAACAGATGTACTATAGataattcagttgtttttgtcGTATCAGCAGGCCTACGTGGGTTAGCGAGTTATTTTTATATGGCAGCAATTAAGTGAATTACTTTAATTGTCCACATGGAAAATGTCCCTTtcaaaatttctctctctctgtgtgtgtgtgtgtgtgcgtttgtgtgtgcgtttgtgtgtgcgtgtgtgtgtgcgcgtgtgcgtttgtgcgtgtgcgtgtgtgtctctaagagagagagaagtgcagGGGCTATTTACTTGAATATGAAGGCCACTGCTCCTGGCGATTTCTCCCAGAGCATCAAGCAGTGAGGATGAGCAGGACACAGCAAAGCGAGGGGTTACCACCGGCTTCACACGAGGatactgtctcacacacacacacacacgcgcgcacacatatcTATATCAAGTCTAAAGTTCCACATACAGGAATGAAGTTTAATCTTTTAAGCATCATTATGAAATGTAGAAAAACTCAAAGGCACTAACTGCATCTGAAACTTAAGAAGCCACATTCAACAGCTTGTACTGTTCTTCGTTTCCCCCTCTATTTGTTTATACGAAGAGCCAGGGACTTTACCTTTTTCTGGAGAAGTTCACGGATGaaactggggggaaaaaaaaaggtaggaCTATCGAACATTGGCAGAGTAAAACTGAGGGGGTTATTGGCCATCAGCTGGTTAGCCGTTTTATAGCAACCGATATCAATTAAACAATATTACAGAgcttttaaatgattaatacaGTGTTTATATATCTGTGGTACACGGATAGGTTTAAACTGGTATTAACAGTAATCAAGTCCTATGCAGACCCAGtatgggaaaatgttttgtggtCAGCCCAGGGCTCACTAACAGAGGGGCTCGATGAATGCACATATTGTGCACTTTAGTAGCTGTAACATGACTACTTCTGCTTGAAAGCCCTTTATGTTATGATGCCAAAACTGGAACCGTCACTGGCCAGTATGTCTCAgttgctttttttcctcccttggTCACTTGCACTGGTCACATGCATGAAAGCGCAGAAAAGATACAGCAAGTCATTCGACCCGAAGAACCACATGACGACAACACCCACCGGAGCGTCTCGTCTTTGCTTTCGTCCAGGAGCTCCTTATATTGCGGGACCATCGGGTTGATGTCCATGCACACCTTCCCCACGAGAGCCCTCTGGCCGAGATCATCTGTAAGGCAAGGGTTTAGGAGAGGTTTTCTTGGctcattttaatatttccatctttttttttttagactagttcatttttttgcatttagttCCCACCTACATTGCATCACACAGTTAGTTCAGACCTACAGTGCAAAAATTAGAAGTAGTAAAGGAAAGGTAACAAGTGCATATTGTGTCCTGCTAAGTGGAAGCTGATGTGTACACCAGCTGTTAGCTGCATTGGTGTTTTAGCTAGAGCTCTCCAACCACCTGAAGCGTGacattcaagttcaagtttggtttattcgtcacatacatagtcctacacagtataactcgcagtgaaatggtggattATTAAACCAGTGGTGGATTATTAAACCAGAAACTACCATGCTTTGTGAAACCCAGTGGAACATCTACAACAAAAAATAGGTATTAGAGGTCCATGTACTGGTATTTGTGATTTGCATGAGGTGAGGAGTTCAGTATGCATTATTGATGTAATGAAGAAACTCAAAGCATTATTCCTCTCCAATAGTTCAATCAAAACTATGTTTTCCTCATGTGACCTATGCAACAGGATAACGTACTAGCTCTGGGTCTTCAAACGTGAAGGTGTGCCATTACTCAATGGACAAACTCCAAagtttacttttgtttgtttgtgtgtgtgtgtgtgtgtgtgtttgggggggaaaTATGTGAGCGGTGGAGTTACCTGCAATTTGACCAAGCAGTAACGAAGCATCTGTGTGTATAGTAGCAAAGTAACAGGCAGTTGTGGTCCCATTGCGTAGAGTTCTTTTCTATATCCAATACAAACAATATACAAAGAAtaagttaaaacaaaaacaaaccaacaaacaaccTGGTCTCAAGCACCTACACAATTAATTTCTCACATGACTCTCGTCATGCTGCTCAGCACACAGATAACAGCGAGCAGTTCATAGCCATGCCTGAACCATTCCTAAATGCCAAAGTTACTGTGCGTTCAGACAGACGTAAagcaaattcaaattcaaaacgGGGTCTGCTCCTGTTTGCCATTCTCAGAACAGCGACGTAACCACTCTGAGCACCTTTTTGGAGAGTATACCTGCAATTTTATGCTAAATTATAATTTGTACTAAATTATATTGCCATTTATATTATTCAGATAAACACTGCATGAGTGACCTTTAGAGGCAgttctataaaaaaaaagtgtataattacagtaataaaacCCAACTACCCTATTTACATCACTCCCTGCTACTCGTCCACCTCgttctttgtctctctgaaCACATCCTGACTCCATTTTAATGATCTGTTCCTGTTTGCTACACTTTTTCCTATACATTCCTATACATTCCCCTTCTGCTTGAACTGCTAGACAGTCGTCTCGGTTGGAATGTTTTGTTGTAGCGTGTATTCGCTTAGGAATCTTCGGTGTTGTGTATTCCTGGATTTGTTTTTCTGGGTTGGCAGTTTGCCTTGTGAAACATCAAAATAATTCCACCCTACTCCCTCTGCCTGCCTCACCATATGCATTAACTGCTCCTCGATGGGATTCCAACATGCACCAACTTCAAAGCACTACATAAGCTAACCGGCTGTAGAAACAAATGGCTATAAACAATTAAAATCGGTCCATCACTGCCCGCGCCGGCGGGACTCACCACCACTTTGGTGTAGACGTCCCTGGCGAATTTGAGGTCCCGGTAGCGCGACTCCACAGGGAAGGTGTATGTGTTGAGCCACTGCAGCAGGGGAAGGTCCAGGGCAGTGCCCATGTAGGTGTACTGCGATGCATGGATGTGCGTGTCCACCATTCCCGGCATGAAGAACTCACTGTGACAGAAATGCCATCATCACCGTCAGACGTCCCCGTGGAGCAAAACCAGCGGTAACTTCGGAACAGGTCTCGTCAGTTTCTTTTTACATGTGTATGGAAGAAAGGTGTTACcagtgtactgtaatgtacCGCGTGAGGAGGCCGTGATGCTGAGACCAGGCGTGTTTGGGCCTGGTGGATCTTCTGATTGGCAGGCAGTGAGCTATTTTTAATCTACTTGAAGAAATAATTCATTGGGatgtttgtaattattattgcattattaaGGAGGTTTTGATATGCAGGTTCACTTTTTTCCTGGTTAACAGATGTAGTTGACATTGTCCTAGTCGGGATAATTTTCTATTATTGCAAACTGAGCCTAGTTGGTCCCTCAGTTTGCATTCAAAAATGCTTCATGTAttacagaattttttttctaaCCCAGTCTGTATGCACCTTTGACCTTTATCTTTAAACTTAgcagtaaataataaattatttttaaactccGTTTGGCTAATAAGCCCCTTGTATATTAAAGTCTGGTCGTACATGTCTTTTAAAAAGGTAGACTTTGAAAACAAAGTGGGGTGATTACGACATTACAGTTTGGCACTGGGAACAGGGGGTTCCTTCCACTATAAGTTTAAACAGCAGCAGGCCGAGGTATATAAATGCGAATGGTGCAGTTGCTTGGTGCTAAAACAGTGACACTATTGTGGCGGGTGAACAAGCTCCTACAGGGTTTGAGTGCGCAGTCTACCAGGAgaaacatgttttgttgttaGGTCATCAGTGAGGATAAGCATTCTATACATGAAATGCACCAGGTATGGTTTCCAAGTTTAATACCAGAACAGACTGCTTAGGCAAGAGAGTTACCTTTTAAATACCCAGGTGTGTTTCCTAAGGCAGATGACGACCTAGGATGCACAGCATGAGATTTCCATAGTTAATGAGTTCCCAGTGTGTCAACGCTAACTACGACTTCCTCTTAATGAATATGAGGTGGCCAAGAGTCACATTAGCCAGCGTTTTGAATAGGGACTAATTAGGGAAAACAGCAGTCCATATCATTTCCCACTGGCTACCGTCAAGAAGCCACATGTACACTAAGAATGTTCGTTGATTAGCGTCAGTTGAATGAGAAAACCTTTAAGGTTATATGTATGCCTCTCGTGTTATGTACATCAGAGATTTCAGTCTCTCTTGTTACATTTAGATGATGTGCTTCCATCTGCATTTGAACAGCATCTCCAACATCTAGAGCTTGTCCTGTCCTGCTTTAAAGCGGAGTATGTTCAAGTGTGCTTTTTTGCACACTTAAAGAAGCACAGAGCTAAGATTACCTTGCAATATCTGTACAACTAGTAACTGCACAAGCGAATGTGAGGAGCCATTCATAGCCAATATCTGAAAGGTGACAGCTGATGTTAGCTAGGCTACCCAAAGGATTAGCCGTCACAGGGGGTGCCATATCCTTAAAGTGTATTTCTGTAGTAATCGATTTAAACACGTACATCAAATATGCATACTTCGCAGATAAGTTAAAGTATATTCTTTGATAAACAGGGCATAGTACATGATTTCAGACACAGCTGGTATGCTGAAATATCTGGCGGAAGCAACGCATCGTCAGGCAAACCCTGGCGTACGGGGAAAATTCAAGTTGGCCTTCAAAGCTACCACTAGCAACTTTTGGCCAAAATCAGTACATGACCAACATTAGTACATTGATTCTTGGCACACTCAAACAGAGACTGCCTGTGTAGGCCTACAAATGACATGCAGAGGAAGGTGTTCTCCTTAAGACCTGCACTGGTCACATCAAAATTGCTCAACTTTGCTCATAATGCTGCAGTTACTGTCAACAATGACACTACCATGTCGAAAATAAGAGCGGACTTGTTCGTGTGCATATTTTATGCCAGCCGTGTTTTATGCTCGTTTGCATCATGGTTTGCCTCATTTTCAAAGCAAATCAAAACCACAAtagtttgaggtgtgttttGGTATCTTGCTTCATCCCATACAATAAATCACTTTTGTGTTACCTGATTTTAGTTTATTCTCTGTGGGAAGACAGATGTGTTGTGCATGGGGAATAATTTCTGTGCATAAAATCAAAtcataacaataaaaacacaagatgGAATATATTCTATAGAGCCAAAACAATGAGGCAACACTAACAAACGTGTTCACAGGGTTTATTCCTAAATGTCTACCAAAAACTCGAcaatatctttaaaaattaaagatcTTTAATTTCTCATCGTGTTAGAGCAGCAGCTTCctgctgtcacacactcactgactgactgagctGTGCAACATTAGCTAGATTTTTTTCCAGGTGACTTAACATTCCTTAACATATTTTCGGCCAAACAGGAATTCATGAGTGTACAACCTTGTAAAAAGTCACCTTTCACCTACGTAGTCAACTATAAATATATCTTACTATGGTACACTGCAGTTTCTTAACTGGAATCTTCtttacacacccacccacctctctcaGAACTGTCTCATGGGACCCTACTGTGATGGAACCAAACAAGAACAAAAGGTGAGAAATCATTTaccaacattttacatttcatccCAAAGTCCATCATTTCTAGGGACTATAAAGAGGCTTTGAGAAGgattagaattttttttaccaATGGCATCAAAAACTGGATCCTCCGAGTTGACAAGATGTACTAGAAATGGAGCACTGATGATCAgagtggtcagagctcacatttacctcctgtcagacaTGGGCTTAAGTCCCAGGTAGGGTGGCGGCCTTCAGCCTTTTTTACACATGGTGTTAGAAGTGGGATGGTGCTGAAGCCATCAGGAGCATGCCCCAGGTTGATGAACCCACCCCTGGTGTGAGGGGATGGTGTAGCCTAGTGTGTGGACCCCTGATGAGGGGCATGGGTGTGGCCATGGACAGCGTCACGTGCAGGGTTGCTCCCTGGAGCTCTGCTAGAGAGCTGGCTCTTTAGTCTGGTGATCAGAACTCATGTTTATCTCCTGTGAGACTGGGGTTTGAACCCCCGGTATGGTGGCTGCCTTCTGTGTTTGCTACACACCTATTTTACATGACAGTACAGAGTCCATGTGGCCTTTCCACTGACTTTGCAGAAGTTCTAAATATATAGCCTAGTCAAGTTTTAATAACTTTGGGCAGTTGGTCTTATCCAGGGTTACATATTATTCAGACTTTCGTATTCATCAGTATGACCGAATGTGTTCTTTCTTGGGTTTCAAACCCATAACTTTGGCATTGCTAGCACCTGAGTCCATCTACCAGGTGAGCTGCAGTAGGTCtagaaaaataatgtaaatagaTAAATGAAGATAAATGACTTCAGAGACATTGCCCTCATATAGATCTGTGACAAGATTCTGgacatttttaaatcaatgtgggggaaaaaaaaaaagcacacagttCCTCAGCTCTCCACCTACTCAGAGTCTGATCATAATCTCACACACCTTGTGGCCACCTATAAGCCACTGGTCATGCAACAGATAGCCAGCATAAGGATTGTGAAAGTTTGGTCCAAGGATGCTGAGAACCTTCGAGAGTGCCTTCAGGTCAAAACTTGGAAATTGTCCCAGGATGACTATGGGGAAGACATTAAgggtctctctctgtgaggATACCATTGCACCTGCCAAGAAGGTTCACTGCTACCATAACAAGCCATGAATaaatagagaaataaaatgtcttCTTAACAGGAAAAAGCAGGCTTCATGTCTATGGACAAATAGGAACTTTTGGCTGTTTGAAAGGAACCCAAGAGGAAACCAAGAAAACTTAGGGAAGCTGAGAAATGCTGTAGGGAGAACACTGAGACTAGAAGGGGTGAGAACACCACAAGAGAGGTGTGGAATGGGATGAAAAGCATGACAAGCACCCTCAGCTCCCTGCATACCCCCTCCTCACCCAGTCCTACCTTCATCATCCAGGTGAAGTGGGAACTCTACAGGCTTCGTAGTAACAGAGCTAATTAACCTGAAGACATCAACCCCAGGATGTTAAAAACATGTGCTGAGCAGCTGACAGCTCCTCTACAGCACCTCTTCAATCTCCCTCTGAGTTTGAAGAAGACCTCATGCATCATTCCAGTCCCAAAGAAGAGTCGTCCATGTGGTCTTAACGACTACAGACTGATGGCTTTGACCTTACACATTATGAAAAATTCGAGAGGCTAGTTCTGCAGCACCTGAGCACTCAGGTCTCTGATGGACTTCCTGAACCCATTGCAGTTTGCCTAACATCCATAAATCAGGGTGGAAGATGCCATCATTTCATGACACACAAGGGCCGCTCTCACCTGACGAAATAGGGAA
Protein-coding regions in this window:
- the gda gene encoding guanine deaminase — translated: MSGRHDTAAGIARVYRGSFVHSTRDAALEILNDFVLGVDKSGKITFIEEGKNVDRLAQEQGFNTADVENLGPGEFFMPGMVDTHIHASQYTYMGTALDLPLLQWLNTYTFPVESRYRDLKFARDVYTKVVKRTLRNGTTTACYFATIHTDASLLLGQIADDLGQRALVGKVCMDINPMVPQYKELLDESKDETLRFIRELLQKKYPRVKPVVTPRFAVSCSSSLLDALGEIARSSGLHIQSHISENKEEVELVKQLFPDCLSYTDVYLKHGLLTDKTVMAHGCHLTDEELKIFHKNGASISHCPSSNISLMSGILNVRNVQKHKVKLGLGTDVAGGYSASILDAVRRAIDTSKVLTIEHPQLRPLTFEEVFWLATLGGSEALSLDDRIGNFEVGKDFDALRVNVSVPGGPLDVFPEDVLKVIVEKFLNLGDDRNIVEVYVAGRKVVPFSGKE